The proteins below come from a single Marinobacter sp. MDS2 genomic window:
- a CDS encoding M23 family metallopeptidase, translating into MNVIFVGKSHSQPRSLNLNAATITALFFGVLVVVLAAGWGGYRFAMERVAAAEPTESELVAEWRAKLQEQKAEMDRVRQDVDLQIDALTLRLGRIQGSLLRLDALGQRFVESGIVTSDEFNFDQPAAVGGPEEGGLSADSFRAPELTDMIDQIEAQIEDREKQLRLLEKVASRQKLEDELYVQGRPITWGWLSSKYGYRSDPFTGKRTWHSGVDLAGKDGSDIIAVASGVVTYADERYGYGNLVEIDHGEGLVTRYAHAKAIKVKVGDIVQKGQSVALMGSTGRSTGPHVHFEVIRNGKPENPEKYIRRASR; encoded by the coding sequence ATGAATGTAATTTTCGTTGGCAAAAGCCATAGCCAGCCAAGATCTCTTAACCTGAACGCAGCAACCATAACCGCCCTCTTTTTTGGCGTGTTGGTGGTGGTACTGGCAGCTGGTTGGGGCGGCTACCGTTTTGCCATGGAAAGAGTCGCGGCAGCGGAACCGACTGAGTCGGAGCTGGTGGCCGAATGGCGGGCAAAACTGCAAGAACAAAAAGCCGAAATGGATCGGGTGCGCCAGGATGTAGATCTACAGATTGATGCATTGACCCTTCGGCTAGGCCGCATTCAGGGCAGCTTGTTGCGGCTGGATGCGCTGGGGCAGCGATTTGTTGAATCCGGCATTGTCACCAGCGACGAGTTTAATTTTGATCAGCCCGCCGCGGTTGGTGGCCCGGAAGAGGGTGGGTTGTCAGCAGATTCTTTTCGTGCGCCTGAATTGACCGATATGATCGATCAGATCGAGGCGCAAATTGAAGATCGGGAAAAGCAGTTGCGCCTGCTGGAGAAAGTGGCCTCGCGCCAGAAGCTGGAAGACGAATTGTACGTGCAGGGGCGCCCGATTACCTGGGGCTGGTTGTCTTCGAAGTATGGTTATCGGTCTGATCCGTTTACGGGTAAGCGCACCTGGCACAGCGGTGTGGATCTCGCTGGTAAAGACGGCAGTGACATCATTGCGGTTGCCAGTGGCGTGGTCACCTACGCCGATGAGCGCTATGGGTACGGTAACCTGGTCGAGATTGATCATGGCGAGGGGCTTGTGACCCGATACGCGCACGCAAAAGCCATCAAGGTGAAGGTGGGAGATATCGTCCAGAAGGGGCAGAGTGTTGCGCTGATGGGCAGTACCGGTCGTTCTACCGGCCCGCACGTGCATTTTGAAGTTATCCGCAACGGCAAGCCCGAAAACCCCGAAAAATATATCCGGCGCGCAAGCCGCTGA
- a CDS encoding Nudix family hydrolase has product MPNTAANRPSVPKLVHVAVAVIVRDGRVLIARRPDHVHQGGLLEFPGGKVEAGETVQQALVREIAEETGLTVPLESLEPVIGIRHDYGDKQVFLDVWKTSAAKGEPEGREGQPIEWLPPLSLRDEDFPAANRPIIRALNLPVNLPITGAMASWENGYSRFAAALPSLKSGLVVLRAPDLPAHDYRKLAKAVLTEVEDSGVGVLLHGSPDLISEFPEAAGLHLPWREAEGLSERPVPVNRVLGVSCHNADQLRHAERLGADYAVFGPVLPTASHPGEPALGWREFERQVSAAVIPVYGLGGLTLEQQGQARSCGAQGIAGIRFWWPPHA; this is encoded by the coding sequence ATGCCGAATACCGCAGCTAATCGTCCGTCCGTGCCCAAGCTGGTTCATGTTGCCGTTGCGGTTATTGTCCGCGACGGTCGCGTGTTGATTGCGCGCCGCCCTGATCACGTCCATCAGGGCGGCTTGCTGGAGTTTCCCGGTGGCAAAGTAGAAGCTGGGGAGACGGTTCAGCAGGCTTTGGTGCGCGAGATCGCCGAAGAAACCGGTTTGACCGTGCCGTTGGAGAGCCTTGAGCCGGTGATTGGTATTCGTCACGACTACGGCGACAAGCAGGTTTTTCTGGATGTGTGGAAAACCTCCGCCGCCAAAGGCGAGCCCGAGGGGCGGGAAGGCCAGCCGATCGAGTGGCTGCCGCCTCTTTCGTTACGGGATGAAGATTTCCCGGCTGCCAACCGGCCAATCATTCGAGCCTTGAACTTACCCGTGAATCTACCAATAACCGGTGCCATGGCATCGTGGGAAAATGGCTACAGTCGATTCGCCGCCGCATTGCCTTCCCTGAAATCCGGGTTGGTGGTTCTGCGCGCGCCGGATTTGCCCGCTCATGATTATCGAAAGTTGGCGAAAGCGGTTTTGACCGAGGTGGAAGATTCCGGGGTAGGGGTGCTGTTGCACGGTAGTCCGGATCTGATCTCCGAGTTTCCGGAGGCTGCGGGATTGCATTTGCCTTGGCGCGAAGCTGAAGGCTTGTCAGAGCGCCCTGTGCCGGTGAATCGAGTGCTGGGAGTGTCATGCCATAATGCGGACCAACTGCGCCATGCTGAGCGTTTGGGCGCGGACTACGCGGTATTCGGGCCGGTCTTGCCGACGGCCAGCCATCCTGGCGAACCGGCGCTGGGTTGGCGGGAATTTGAACGGCAGGTGTCGGCGGCGGTCATCCCGGTCTATGGGCTGGGTGGTTTGACATTGGAACAGCAAGGCCAGGCGCGATCCTGCGGTGCGCAGGGTATTGCCGGCATTCGTTTCTGGTGGCCGCCCCATGCATGA
- the argJ gene encoding bifunctional glutamate N-acetyltransferase/amino-acid acetyltransferase ArgJ produces the protein MAVGPGTLPEFHPVAGVKIGIASAGIKTPGRKDIVVFELAPDARVAGIFTQNQFCAAPVVLSRRHLAETAPRYLLINTGNANAGTGDAGLADAERCCAALAENAGVDTNCVLPFSTGVIGEPLPVDKIVGALPDALAGASEGRWAEAASGIMTTDTRPKGASRQINLGGHKVTISGISKGAGMIRPNMATMLGFIATDAKIAPDALQELASELGEKSFNRITIDSDTSTNDACMLIASGRYGGPEITTDSPLFAELKTALRDIYLELAHAIVRDGEGATKFVTIDVSGAANQQEALDVAYTVAHSPLVKTALYASDPNWGRILAAVGRAGVPNLDLHALEIYLGDVCLVRDGGRADDYSEERGQAVMDQEEITIAIDLKRGEIRETVWTCDFSHDYVTINAEYRS, from the coding sequence ATGGCGGTAGGTCCCGGAACTTTGCCGGAGTTTCATCCGGTTGCAGGGGTGAAGATTGGTATTGCCAGTGCAGGCATCAAAACGCCTGGTCGTAAGGATATTGTCGTGTTTGAGCTGGCCCCCGATGCCCGGGTCGCCGGCATCTTTACACAGAACCAGTTCTGCGCAGCCCCTGTTGTACTGAGTCGCCGCCATCTGGCTGAAACGGCCCCCCGTTATCTACTGATCAATACCGGTAATGCCAACGCCGGCACCGGAGACGCCGGGCTGGCAGATGCCGAGCGATGCTGTGCGGCCCTGGCAGAAAATGCGGGTGTGGATACAAATTGTGTCTTGCCGTTCTCCACAGGCGTGATTGGCGAGCCTTTGCCGGTCGATAAGATCGTTGGAGCCTTGCCAGACGCACTGGCAGGAGCTTCAGAAGGCCGTTGGGCTGAGGCGGCCAGCGGTATCATGACGACCGACACCCGGCCAAAAGGGGCATCCCGTCAAATCAACCTGGGCGGCCATAAGGTGACGATCTCGGGCATCAGCAAGGGGGCCGGCATGATTCGCCCGAATATGGCGACCATGCTCGGCTTTATTGCCACCGATGCAAAAATTGCTCCGGACGCCTTGCAGGAATTGGCCTCGGAACTGGGCGAAAAGTCCTTTAACCGGATTACCATTGATAGCGATACTTCCACCAACGATGCCTGCATGCTGATTGCCAGTGGCCGTTACGGTGGGCCGGAAATCACGACAGACAGCCCGCTGTTCGCAGAATTGAAAACAGCATTGCGTGATATCTATCTGGAGCTGGCTCACGCCATTGTTCGTGACGGTGAAGGCGCGACCAAGTTCGTGACCATTGACGTATCCGGTGCGGCGAATCAGCAAGAGGCGCTGGATGTGGCTTACACCGTGGCCCATTCGCCATTGGTGAAGACAGCGCTGTACGCGTCAGATCCGAACTGGGGCAGGATTCTGGCGGCGGTCGGTCGGGCCGGCGTCCCGAACCTGGATTTGCACGCCCTGGAAATTTACCTCGGTGATGTGTGTCTGGTGCGTGATGGCGGCCGAGCTGATGACTATTCCGAGGAGCGTGGTCAGGCGGTGATGGATCAGGAAGAAATTACCATCGCGATTGACCTCAAGCGCGGAGAGATCCGGGAAACGGTGTGGACCTGCGATTTTTCCCATGACTATGTGACCATCAATGCCGAATACCGCAGCTAA
- the lpxC gene encoding UDP-3-O-acyl-N-acetylglucosamine deacetylase: MIRQRTLKNTIRATGVGLHSGEKVYLTLKPAPVDAGIIFRRTDLDPVVEIRACAENVGETTLSTTLVKDGVRVATVEHLLSAMAGLGIDNCYVELSAAEVPIMDGSAGPFVFLLQSAGIAEQEAAKRFIRIKREVTVEEDGKKATFLPFEGFKVSFGIDFDHPVFKGRAQTATVDFSSTSFVKEVSRARTFGFMRDIEKLRAMNLALGGSVDNAIVVDDYKILNEDGLRYDDEFVKHKVLDAIGDLYLLGNSLIGEFRGVKSGHDLNNKLLRKLRAEEESWEVVTFEDEATAPISYMKPVLAVEG, from the coding sequence ATGATTAGACAACGCACACTCAAAAACACCATCCGCGCGACCGGTGTTGGCCTGCACTCAGGGGAAAAGGTTTACCTGACCCTGAAACCGGCCCCGGTCGACGCCGGAATCATTTTCCGGCGCACGGACCTCGACCCAGTGGTTGAAATTCGTGCCTGTGCGGAAAATGTGGGTGAGACCACGCTGTCCACGACGCTGGTAAAAGACGGTGTGCGTGTGGCAACAGTAGAGCATTTACTGTCTGCTATGGCTGGTCTCGGAATTGACAACTGTTACGTGGAGCTGAGCGCTGCCGAAGTGCCGATTATGGACGGCTCGGCTGGCCCGTTCGTGTTCCTGCTGCAGTCAGCAGGTATTGCCGAACAGGAAGCCGCCAAGCGCTTTATCCGTATCAAACGGGAAGTGACCGTTGAAGAAGATGGCAAAAAGGCCACCTTCCTGCCGTTCGAGGGCTTCAAGGTCAGCTTTGGTATTGATTTCGATCACCCGGTGTTCAAGGGCCGCGCCCAAACCGCAACGGTCGATTTCTCCAGCACTTCCTTTGTTAAAGAAGTATCCCGGGCCCGTACTTTCGGGTTCATGCGTGATATCGAAAAGCTGCGAGCCATGAATCTGGCCCTCGGTGGCAGTGTCGATAACGCGATTGTGGTTGATGACTACAAGATCCTGAACGAAGACGGTTTGCGCTACGACGACGAGTTCGTCAAGCACAAAGTGTTAGATGCGATCGGAGATCTGTATTTGCTCGGCAACAGTTTGATTGGAGAGTTCCGTGGTGTGAAGTCTGGCCACGACTTGAACAACAAACTGCTGCGTAAGCTCAGGGCTGAAGAGGAATCGTGGGAAGTTGTGACCTTCGAAGACGAAGCAACGGCTCCGATTTCCTACATGAAGCCTGTGCTGGCGGTCGAGGGCTAA
- the secA gene encoding preprotein translocase subunit SecA, whose protein sequence is MFTKLATKMFGSKNAREIKRMRKVVLRVNELEEQFSALSDTELQGKTAVFRRRLEEGETLDAILPEAFATVREASRRVMGMRHYDVQLVGSMTLHEGRIAEMKTGEGKTLVATAAVYLNALPGKGVHVITVNDYLARRDAEWMGKLYRFLGMEVGVVVAGQAPEEKKAAYQADITYGTNNEFGFDYLRDNMAFSIEDKVQRGLNFAIVDEVDSILIDEARTPLIISGAAEDSSKMYQAINTLIPSLEKGEVSEEGESTGDFTIDEKSRQVELTETGHEKVEELLLSRGLLQEGESLYSAANLGLLHHVHSGLRAHHLFQKDVDYIVQGGQVVIVDEHTGRTMPGRRWSEGLHQAIEAKEGLKIQAESQTLASTTFQNYFRLYEKLAGMTGTADTEAFEFRQIYGLDVVVIPPNKPIQRIDYNDLVYLTQEEKFHAIIDEIKDVTAEGRPILVGTASIEASELLSMLLKKARIDHKILNAKQHESEAQIIAQAGRPGAVTIATNMAGRGTDIVLGGNWEFEAAGMADASEEEVARLKAEWTERHNQLLEAGGLHIIGTERHESRRIDNQLRGRAGRQGDPGSSRFFLSLEDNLMRIFAPERVKNLMQAMGMKKGEAIEHRMVTNAIEKSQRKVEGRNFDMRKTLLEYDDVANDQRTVIYEQRNEVMASEDVSEMVDTIREDVVDSLISEFIPPQSMPEQWDVAGLEAQLQSEMAIELPIQQWLEEDSKLFEDNLRQKILDAIVAEYKAKEEIAGAESMRKFEKQVFLQVLDTLWKEHLSNMDHLRRGIHLRGYAQKNPKQEYKREAFNLFENMLDGMKRDVARVLSHVRVQSREEMEEVERRRKEELEREMARANLRHDETSAAAPAQGEGEGGQQATPDTFVRQERKVGRNEPCPCGSGKKYKQCCGKVS, encoded by the coding sequence ATGTTCACAAAGCTCGCAACCAAGATGTTTGGCAGTAAGAACGCTCGAGAAATCAAGCGGATGCGCAAGGTTGTCTTGCGTGTCAATGAACTTGAAGAGCAGTTTAGCGCACTGTCGGATACCGAATTGCAGGGCAAGACGGCCGTGTTCCGCCGTCGCTTGGAAGAGGGCGAAACGTTAGACGCCATCCTTCCCGAAGCTTTCGCCACCGTTCGTGAGGCCAGCCGCCGCGTAATGGGCATGCGCCATTACGATGTCCAGCTGGTGGGCAGTATGACCCTGCACGAGGGCCGTATCGCCGAGATGAAAACCGGTGAAGGTAAAACGCTGGTTGCGACCGCCGCGGTGTATCTGAATGCTCTGCCGGGTAAAGGCGTACACGTTATTACCGTGAACGACTACCTTGCCCGACGGGATGCCGAGTGGATGGGCAAGCTCTACCGTTTCCTGGGTATGGAAGTGGGTGTTGTCGTTGCCGGACAGGCGCCGGAAGAAAAGAAAGCCGCCTACCAGGCTGACATAACCTACGGCACAAACAACGAATTCGGTTTTGATTACCTGCGCGATAACATGGCCTTCAGCATTGAAGACAAGGTGCAGCGTGGGCTGAACTTCGCCATTGTGGACGAAGTCGATTCCATTTTGATCGACGAGGCGCGCACGCCGCTGATTATTTCGGGCGCTGCGGAAGACTCCTCAAAGATGTACCAAGCCATCAATACACTGATCCCGAGCCTGGAGAAGGGCGAGGTCAGTGAAGAGGGTGAATCCACCGGCGACTTCACCATTGATGAAAAGTCCCGTCAGGTGGAGCTGACCGAAACCGGTCACGAGAAAGTCGAAGAGCTTTTGCTGAGCCGCGGTCTCCTGCAGGAAGGCGAAAGCCTGTACTCGGCAGCCAACCTGGGCCTGCTGCACCATGTGCACTCCGGCCTGCGGGCGCACCATTTGTTCCAGAAAGATGTGGATTACATCGTTCAGGGTGGCCAGGTGGTGATCGTTGATGAGCACACGGGCCGTACTATGCCGGGTCGCCGCTGGAGCGAAGGTCTGCATCAGGCGATTGAAGCGAAAGAAGGCCTCAAGATACAGGCCGAAAGCCAGACTCTGGCTTCAACCACCTTTCAGAATTACTTCCGCCTGTACGAAAAGTTGGCCGGCATGACCGGTACCGCAGACACCGAAGCGTTCGAATTCCGCCAGATTTACGGCCTGGACGTGGTGGTGATTCCGCCTAACAAACCCATCCAGCGTATTGATTACAATGATCTGGTGTATCTGACGCAGGAAGAAAAATTTCACGCCATCATCGACGAGATCAAAGACGTAACCGCTGAAGGTCGGCCGATTCTGGTGGGTACCGCTTCTATTGAAGCGTCTGAGTTGCTGTCGATGCTGCTGAAGAAAGCTCGTATCGATCACAAGATCCTGAACGCCAAACAGCACGAATCGGAAGCGCAGATTATTGCTCAGGCGGGTCGTCCGGGGGCTGTTACCATTGCCACCAACATGGCAGGCCGTGGTACCGATATTGTGTTGGGCGGTAACTGGGAGTTTGAAGCCGCTGGCATGGCCGATGCCTCGGAAGAAGAGGTTGCCCGTCTGAAGGCGGAGTGGACCGAGCGCCACAATCAGCTGCTGGAAGCGGGTGGCTTGCACATTATCGGTACTGAGCGGCATGAATCCCGCCGGATTGATAACCAGCTGCGAGGCCGTGCCGGCCGGCAAGGCGACCCGGGTTCCTCTCGCTTCTTCCTGTCACTGGAAGACAACCTGATGCGAATCTTCGCGCCCGAGCGTGTGAAGAATCTGATGCAGGCCATGGGCATGAAGAAAGGCGAGGCCATCGAGCATCGCATGGTCACCAATGCCATCGAGAAATCCCAGCGCAAAGTTGAAGGGCGCAACTTTGACATGCGTAAAACGCTGCTTGAGTACGATGACGTTGCCAACGATCAGCGTACCGTTATTTACGAACAGCGTAATGAGGTTATGGCCTCTGAAGACGTATCCGAAATGGTGGATACGATTCGGGAAGATGTAGTTGATTCGCTGATCAGTGAGTTCATTCCGCCTCAAAGCATGCCCGAGCAGTGGGATGTGGCCGGGCTGGAAGCGCAGCTGCAGTCAGAAATGGCCATTGAACTGCCGATCCAGCAGTGGCTGGAAGAGGACAGCAAGCTGTTCGAAGACAACTTGCGTCAGAAAATACTGGACGCCATTGTTGCCGAGTATAAAGCGAAGGAAGAGATTGCTGGCGCCGAGTCCATGCGCAAGTTCGAGAAACAGGTCTTCCTGCAGGTATTGGATACGCTCTGGAAAGAGCATCTGTCAAACATGGACCACTTGCGCCGCGGTATTCACTTGCGTGGCTATGCTCAGAAAAACCCCAAGCAGGAATACAAGCGCGAAGCGTTTAACCTGTTTGAAAATATGCTGGACGGTATGAAACGGGATGTTGCCCGGGTGCTGAGCCACGTTCGCGTTCAGAGTCGGGAAGAAATGGAAGAAGTAGAGCGTCGCCGTAAGGAAGAGCTTGAGCGCGAAATGGCGCGAGCTAACCTGCGCCATGACGAAACCAGTGCCGCCGCTCCCGCGCAAGGTGAAGGCGAGGGCGGGCAGCAAGCAACGCCGGATACCTTTGTCCGCCAGGAGCGCAAAGTTGGCCGAAACGAGCCTTGTCCCTGCGGGTCTGGTAAGAAATATAAGCAATGCTGCGGTAAGGTGAGTTAA
- the ftsZ gene encoding cell division protein FtsZ, producing MFELVDNVQQSAVIKVVGVGGGGGNAVRHMLNSDIEGVEFICANTDAQALTDLDARQIIQLGGNITKGLGAGANPEVGRQSALEDRDRIAEALSGSDMVFITAGMGGGTGTGAAPIVAEVARELGILTVAVVTKPFQFEGGKRMSVAESGLKELEESVDSLITIPNEKLLAVMGKKTSLLDAFAAANDVLLGAVQGIADLITRNGMINVDFADVKTVMSEMGMAMMGTARATGENRAQEAAEAAVRSPLLEDVNLQGAKGILVNITAGMDLNLGEFTEVGDIIREFASESATVVVGTVIDPEMTEELKVTVVATGLGGDREKPTKVVDNSRTLDGKTDYNQLDRPAILRRRAVTQGNVALDQSKESEEQGVDYLDIPAFLRRQAD from the coding sequence ATGTTTGAACTCGTTGATAATGTGCAACAAAGCGCAGTCATTAAGGTTGTCGGTGTTGGTGGCGGTGGTGGTAACGCCGTTCGTCACATGCTTAACAGCGACATTGAGGGCGTTGAGTTTATTTGCGCCAACACAGACGCCCAGGCACTGACAGACCTGGACGCGCGTCAAATCATCCAGCTCGGTGGCAACATCACCAAAGGGTTGGGTGCCGGTGCGAATCCGGAAGTTGGGCGCCAGTCGGCCCTTGAAGATCGTGACCGCATCGCGGAGGCGCTGAGCGGGTCCGACATGGTGTTTATTACTGCTGGTATGGGTGGTGGTACTGGTACCGGAGCAGCACCGATTGTTGCCGAGGTGGCCCGAGAGCTGGGCATCCTGACTGTGGCGGTGGTCACCAAGCCGTTCCAGTTTGAAGGCGGCAAGCGTATGAGCGTGGCCGAATCCGGCTTGAAGGAGCTCGAAGAAAGCGTCGATTCACTGATCACCATTCCGAACGAAAAACTGCTGGCGGTCATGGGCAAGAAGACCAGTCTGCTGGACGCATTCGCTGCGGCTAACGATGTTCTGCTGGGCGCCGTTCAGGGTATCGCCGACCTGATCACCCGTAACGGTATGATCAACGTCGACTTTGCCGACGTGAAGACAGTGATGTCCGAGATGGGCATGGCCATGATGGGTACCGCTCGTGCAACCGGTGAAAACCGGGCGCAGGAAGCTGCTGAAGCGGCGGTTCGCAGCCCGCTTCTTGAAGACGTTAACCTGCAGGGTGCCAAAGGTATTCTGGTTAACATCACAGCCGGTATGGATCTTAACTTGGGTGAGTTCACCGAGGTGGGTGACATTATCCGTGAATTCGCTTCCGAATCTGCCACGGTTGTTGTGGGTACCGTGATTGATCCGGAAATGACGGAAGAGCTGAAAGTCACTGTGGTGGCGACCGGTCTCGGTGGTGATCGCGAAAAGCCAACCAAGGTTGTGGACAACTCCCGCACTCTGGATGGTAAAACCGATTACAACCAGTTGGATCGACCGGCCATTCTGCGTCGTCGCGCGGTCACGCAAGGCAACGTAGCACTGGACCAGAGCAAAGAAAGCGAAGAGCAAGGCGTGGACTATCTCGATATTCCCGCATTCCTTCGCCGGCAGGCTGATTGA
- the ftsA gene encoding cell division protein FtsA translates to MSSVETENMIVGLDIGTSKVVAIVGKRKMDGTIEVVGIGSHPSRGLKRGVVVNIEVTVQAIQRAVEEAELMAGCRIHSVYAGIAGSHIKSLNSHGIVAIRDREVTQADIDRVIDAAQAVAIPADQKVLHILPQEFVIDNQEGIKEPMGMSGVRLEAKVHLVTCAVNAAQNIDKCVKRCGLEVDDIILEQLASSHAILTEDEKELGVCVVDVGGGTTDIAVFTGGAIRHTAVIPIAGDQVTNDIAMALRTPTQNAEEIKIKYACALTQLAGAEDTIKVPSVGDRAPRDLSRQALAEVVEPRYEELFTLVQSELRRSGFEEMIPAGIVITGGSSTMEGVVELAEEIFHMPVRLACPQAVSGMTEVVNNPIYATGVGLLIHGFRQMDLGRTPVLKAEDAPSLIERMKAWFTGQF, encoded by the coding sequence ATGTCATCGGTTGAAACGGAAAACATGATTGTCGGCCTGGATATCGGAACCTCCAAGGTGGTTGCGATCGTCGGCAAGCGCAAAATGGATGGAACCATTGAAGTCGTCGGAATTGGCTCGCACCCATCTCGCGGGCTCAAGCGCGGAGTGGTGGTGAACATCGAGGTTACCGTGCAGGCCATTCAGCGGGCGGTGGAAGAAGCCGAACTGATGGCTGGCTGCCGGATCCACTCTGTGTATGCGGGAATTGCCGGAAGCCACATCAAGAGCCTGAACTCGCATGGCATTGTTGCAATCCGGGATCGGGAAGTGACCCAGGCGGACATTGATCGGGTGATTGATGCGGCTCAGGCCGTCGCGATACCAGCGGATCAGAAGGTACTGCATATTCTTCCGCAGGAATTCGTCATCGATAACCAGGAAGGCATCAAAGAGCCCATGGGGATGTCCGGCGTTCGTCTGGAAGCCAAGGTGCATTTGGTCACTTGTGCGGTCAACGCGGCCCAGAATATCGACAAGTGCGTGAAACGCTGCGGATTGGAAGTGGACGACATCATCCTAGAGCAACTGGCCTCCAGCCACGCGATCCTGACCGAAGACGAAAAAGAGTTGGGCGTTTGTGTGGTCGATGTGGGCGGCGGCACCACCGACATCGCTGTGTTTACCGGTGGCGCCATCCGCCATACCGCGGTCATTCCGATCGCCGGTGATCAGGTGACCAATGACATCGCCATGGCCCTGCGCACGCCGACCCAGAACGCGGAAGAAATCAAGATCAAATACGCCTGCGCGCTGACCCAGCTTGCAGGCGCTGAAGACACCATCAAAGTGCCCAGCGTTGGTGACCGGGCACCGCGGGATCTGTCCCGGCAGGCCTTGGCGGAGGTCGTGGAGCCTCGCTACGAAGAACTGTTCACGTTGGTGCAGTCAGAATTACGCCGCTCGGGATTCGAAGAGATGATTCCGGCAGGCATCGTTATCACCGGCGGCTCCTCCACCATGGAAGGGGTGGTAGAGCTGGCCGAAGAGATCTTCCACATGCCGGTAAGACTGGCCTGTCCGCAGGCGGTCTCCGGCATGACGGAGGTGGTCAACAATCCGATTTACGCCACCGGCGTTGGCTTGTTGATTCATGGTTTCCGGCAAATGGACCTTGGCCGGACACCGGTGCTCAAAGCTGAGGATGCTCCCTCATTGATTGAGCGCATGAAAGCCTGGTTTACCGGTCAGTTCTGA
- a CDS encoding DUF721 domain-containing protein, whose amino-acid sequence MSKKNDQKTIFSTVSASSGTTLKQLVAKAGMHLEAEQIVLSAIPDELSEGTRFVACQDGELVLSTDTASKATRLRFRQHEIMEALRENELFRFVWKVRVKVAPARYKTRKKVEKVPLSKENARLLSEEAGHTKDKALREVLEKLASHVRD is encoded by the coding sequence ATGAGCAAAAAAAACGATCAAAAAACGATCTTCAGCACAGTTTCGGCAAGCTCAGGGACGACCCTGAAACAACTGGTCGCGAAAGCCGGAATGCATCTCGAAGCTGAACAAATCGTGCTTTCGGCCATTCCCGATGAGCTCAGTGAAGGCACGCGATTTGTCGCCTGCCAGGACGGGGAACTGGTACTGTCAACGGATACCGCCAGCAAAGCCACCCGGCTCAGATTCCGCCAACACGAAATTATGGAAGCACTGCGGGAAAACGAGCTCTTTCGGTTCGTCTGGAAGGTTCGCGTTAAAGTCGCGCCCGCCCGCTACAAAACACGCAAAAAAGTCGAAAAGGTACCCCTCAGCAAAGAAAATGCCCGACTCCTCTCAGAGGAAGCCGGGCACACGAAGGATAAAGCTCTACGCGAGGTTCTCGAAAAACTCGCAAGCCACGTCCGGGATTAA
- a CDS encoding cell division protein FtsQ/DivIB: protein MLETLLIRSRAIPPEQPRRRGATTVEPGQDRFGVLKAILAAVPWLQVGLGATVVLLAALVPWGTDRLLTAMDQQILAVDVQGQFVGDSRVDLERAAGAWIGKSYFSTDLADIKASLEQRPWVESAAVKRVWPGRLVIDIREKKPLAYWSDGRLVSRSGELFSPPNPEVAGRLPKLSGPDERVREVITMARKMSEQLYGYGLGFAGLALEARGAWTLTLANGIEVVLGRDKVEQRFERFITVYENRLASRVDEVSRVDARYTNGIAVQWKADAAVAAPKS from the coding sequence ATGCTTGAAACACTACTGATCCGGAGCCGGGCGATACCGCCTGAGCAGCCCCGGCGACGGGGGGCAACCACCGTAGAGCCTGGGCAAGACCGGTTTGGGGTGTTGAAAGCGATTTTGGCGGCTGTGCCCTGGTTGCAGGTTGGCTTGGGAGCGACGGTGGTTTTACTGGCAGCTTTGGTGCCGTGGGGAACCGATCGTCTGTTGACGGCAATGGACCAGCAGATCCTGGCCGTCGATGTTCAGGGCCAGTTTGTCGGGGACAGCCGGGTGGACCTGGAGCGAGCTGCGGGAGCCTGGATCGGTAAAAGCTATTTCTCGACCGATCTGGCCGACATCAAAGCGTCGCTGGAGCAGAGGCCGTGGGTTGAATCTGCCGCAGTTAAGCGTGTATGGCCTGGGCGTCTGGTGATTGATATTCGCGAGAAAAAGCCTCTGGCCTATTGGAGTGATGGCCGACTGGTTAGCCGCTCCGGCGAGCTGTTTTCGCCGCCGAATCCGGAAGTGGCCGGCCGCTTGCCAAAGCTGTCGGGGCCGGATGAGCGAGTGAGAGAGGTCATCACCATGGCGCGGAAAATGAGTGAGCAGTTGTATGGATACGGGCTTGGTTTTGCCGGGCTGGCGCTTGAGGCGCGGGGCGCCTGGACGCTGACGCTCGCGAATGGCATTGAAGTGGTGTTGGGGCGCGATAAGGTCGAGCAGCGATTCGAGCGTTTCATAACGGTTTACGAGAACCGGTTGGCGTCCCGCGTGGACGAAGTCAGCCGGGTAGATGCCCGCTATACAAACGGCATAGCGGTGCAGTGGAAAGCGGATGCAGCAGTGGCTGCACCGAAGTCCTGA